From Leopardus geoffroyi isolate Oge1 chromosome B4, O.geoffroyi_Oge1_pat1.0, whole genome shotgun sequence, a single genomic window includes:
- the HEBP1 gene encoding heme-binding protein 1 isoform X1 — translation MLGMIKNSLFGSVETWPWQVLSKGGKEEVSYEERTCEGGQFATVEVTDKPVDEGLREAMPKVMKYVGGTNDKGIGMGMTVPISFAVFPSDDGSLQKKLKVWFRIPNQFQSNPPVPTDDSVKIEERESITVYSLTNLSYSWKFVPFDHLHPFLQLSACIPYRWQPSSSSLQFGGYAKEADYIAHATQLRTALEGTATCRSDIYFCTGYDPPMKPYGRRNEVWLVKA, via the exons ATGTTGGGCATGATCAAGAACTCGCTGTTCGGGAGCGTAGAGACGTGGCCTTGGCAGGTCCTGAGCAAAGGGGGCAAG GAAGAAGTCTCCTATGAGGAGAGGACCTGTGAAGGCGGACAGTTTGCCACAGTGGAAGTGACAGATAAGCCTGTGGATGAGGGTCTGCGTGAAGCCATGCCCAAGGTCATGAAGTATGTGGGGGGCACCAATGACAAGG gaatCGGGATGGGCATGACCGTGcctatttcctttgctgtgtttcCAAGTGATGATGGCTCCCTGCAGAAGAAATTGAAAGTCTGGTTCCGGATTCCAAACCAGTTTCAGAGCAACCCGCCAGTTCCCACCGATGACAGTGTTAAGATCGAAGAGAGGGAAAGCATCACTGTCTATTCCCT GACAAATTTATCTTAtagctggaaatttgtaccttttgaccaccttcacccatttctccaacTCTCCGCCTGCATCCCCTATCGTTGGCAACCATCAAGCTCTTCTCT GCAGTTTGGTGGTTATGCCAAGGAGGCCGACTATATAGCACACGCCACTCAGCTGCGGACTGCCTTGGAGGGCACAGCCACCTGCCGGAGTGACATCTACTTCTGCACTGGGTACGACCCTCCCATGAAGCCCTACGGACGCCGCAATGAGGTCTGGCTGGTGAAAGCATGA
- the HEBP1 gene encoding heme-binding protein 1 isoform X2, with protein sequence MLGMIKNSLFGSVETWPWQVLSKGGKEEVSYEERTCEGGQFATVEVTDKPVDEGLREAMPKVMKYVGGTNDKGIGMGMTVPISFAVFPSDDGSLQKKLKVWFRIPNQFQSNPPVPTDDSVKIEERESITVYSLQFGGYAKEADYIAHATQLRTALEGTATCRSDIYFCTGYDPPMKPYGRRNEVWLVKA encoded by the exons ATGTTGGGCATGATCAAGAACTCGCTGTTCGGGAGCGTAGAGACGTGGCCTTGGCAGGTCCTGAGCAAAGGGGGCAAG GAAGAAGTCTCCTATGAGGAGAGGACCTGTGAAGGCGGACAGTTTGCCACAGTGGAAGTGACAGATAAGCCTGTGGATGAGGGTCTGCGTGAAGCCATGCCCAAGGTCATGAAGTATGTGGGGGGCACCAATGACAAGG gaatCGGGATGGGCATGACCGTGcctatttcctttgctgtgtttcCAAGTGATGATGGCTCCCTGCAGAAGAAATTGAAAGTCTGGTTCCGGATTCCAAACCAGTTTCAGAGCAACCCGCCAGTTCCCACCGATGACAGTGTTAAGATCGAAGAGAGGGAAAGCATCACTGTCTATTCCCT GCAGTTTGGTGGTTATGCCAAGGAGGCCGACTATATAGCACACGCCACTCAGCTGCGGACTGCCTTGGAGGGCACAGCCACCTGCCGGAGTGACATCTACTTCTGCACTGGGTACGACCCTCCCATGAAGCCCTACGGACGCCGCAATGAGGTCTGGCTGGTGAAAGCATGA
- the HEBP1 gene encoding heme-binding protein 1 isoform X3, with translation MPKVMKYVGGTNDKGIGMGMTVPISFAVFPSDDGSLQKKLKVWFRIPNQFQSNPPVPTDDSVKIEERESITVYSLTNLSYSWKFVPFDHLHPFLQLSACIPYRWQPSSSSLQFGGYAKEADYIAHATQLRTALEGTATCRSDIYFCTGYDPPMKPYGRRNEVWLVKA, from the exons ATGCCCAAGGTCATGAAGTATGTGGGGGGCACCAATGACAAGG gaatCGGGATGGGCATGACCGTGcctatttcctttgctgtgtttcCAAGTGATGATGGCTCCCTGCAGAAGAAATTGAAAGTCTGGTTCCGGATTCCAAACCAGTTTCAGAGCAACCCGCCAGTTCCCACCGATGACAGTGTTAAGATCGAAGAGAGGGAAAGCATCACTGTCTATTCCCT GACAAATTTATCTTAtagctggaaatttgtaccttttgaccaccttcacccatttctccaacTCTCCGCCTGCATCCCCTATCGTTGGCAACCATCAAGCTCTTCTCT GCAGTTTGGTGGTTATGCCAAGGAGGCCGACTATATAGCACACGCCACTCAGCTGCGGACTGCCTTGGAGGGCACAGCCACCTGCCGGAGTGACATCTACTTCTGCACTGGGTACGACCCTCCCATGAAGCCCTACGGACGCCGCAATGAGGTCTGGCTGGTGAAAGCATGA